Proteins encoded together in one Maricaulis maris window:
- a CDS encoding AGE family epimerase/isomerase: protein MNSVQRYADWCRHIALPYWAEHAWDRRSGGFLEALSLDGRPVTGDSRRVRTQARQVYVFARAHIAGWCDSADLAIDGYELLEQRAKAPDGSGGWVHRLTDSGGVEDSTRDLYDHTFILLALAWLYRLTHDPRYRREAEAILAFLDADLRHVHGGYAESVGAPTLTRRQNPHMHFFECMLAWHAVTGDRMWLDRASEVLGLLVTRFIDSASGCLMEFFDDQWRPDPSTVGDVVEPGHEMEWVWLLDSYQRAGGPVPDQIAKRLYHHAQMFGVNPATGFMMSAISRDGRALQGGSRTWVQTEWLRAALARYRQGSSANLSEAETAAAELLRWHVDPAGTGGWIDHVDEIGHRAVDRIPASTLYHLFGAALDAADATRES from the coding sequence ATGAACTCGGTTCAGCGATACGCCGATTGGTGCAGGCATATTGCGCTCCCCTACTGGGCGGAGCACGCATGGGACCGTCGGTCGGGTGGTTTTCTTGAGGCATTGAGCCTTGACGGTAGACCGGTCACCGGCGATTCCCGGCGCGTCCGTACACAGGCTCGACAGGTATATGTCTTCGCGCGAGCCCATATTGCGGGTTGGTGTGACAGTGCCGATCTGGCGATCGATGGATATGAACTTCTGGAACAGCGCGCAAAAGCCCCGGACGGATCCGGGGGCTGGGTGCATCGCCTGACTGATTCCGGAGGGGTCGAAGATTCGACCCGCGACTTATACGACCATACCTTCATCCTCCTGGCTCTGGCTTGGCTGTATCGGTTGACGCATGATCCGCGATATCGGCGTGAGGCTGAGGCCATTCTGGCGTTTCTTGATGCTGATTTGCGACATGTCCATGGCGGGTACGCAGAGAGTGTCGGGGCCCCAACACTGACGCGCCGGCAAAATCCACACATGCATTTTTTCGAGTGTATGCTGGCTTGGCACGCCGTGACCGGCGATCGGATGTGGTTGGATCGGGCGAGCGAGGTGCTTGGCTTGCTTGTGACGCGCTTCATCGATTCTGCCAGCGGGTGTCTGATGGAATTTTTCGATGATCAGTGGCGTCCTGATCCGTCGACGGTCGGGGATGTTGTCGAACCGGGTCATGAGATGGAGTGGGTGTGGCTCCTCGATTCGTATCAGCGAGCTGGTGGCCCGGTTCCGGACCAGATTGCCAAGCGCCTGTATCACCATGCTCAGATGTTTGGTGTGAACCCTGCCACCGGTTTCATGATGAGTGCTATTTCGCGGGATGGCAGGGCTTTGCAGGGCGGCAGCCGGACCTGGGTCCAGACTGAATGGCTTCGGGCCGCGCTGGCCCGTTATCGCCAGGGAAGCTCCGCGAACTTGAGTGAGGCGGAAACCGCTGCTGCAGAGCTGTTGAGGTGGCATGTAGATCCCGCAGGCACGGGCGGCTGGATTGATCATGTTGATGAGATCGGACACCGAGCTGTTGATCGGATCCCTGCGAGTACGCTTTATCATTTATTCGGTGCCGCGCTCGACGCTGCAGATGCGACCCGTGAATCCTGA